A region from the Pseudonocardia petroleophila genome encodes:
- a CDS encoding metal ABC transporter permease yields the protein MGDAVLGDSIVIIVVAGLVATACGLLGPFLVLRRIALLSDAVSHAVLPGIVAVWLVWQTRAPLPVVVGAAAFAVLCVLGIDALRASGLMASDAAIALVFPALFSLGVLGVTRFADGIHLDLDSTIYGEIAFVPFDAIDLGGGVGVARAGVTLAVVVVLNLLLVTLLWKELKATTFDPAFGATVRLRPQLLSRLLLVAVAVTAVSAFEAVGAILVVTMLIVPAATAYLLTDRLVVMVALAVGVGWVGAIAGHSLAIAYDSSIAGAMGLVCAACFVLALLLSPKHGLLTRRLRRRAGVASAP from the coding sequence GTGGGTGACGCCGTGCTCGGCGACAGCATCGTGATCATCGTGGTGGCCGGGCTGGTCGCCACCGCCTGCGGGCTGCTCGGCCCGTTCCTCGTGCTGCGCCGGATCGCCCTGCTCTCCGACGCCGTCAGCCACGCCGTGCTGCCCGGGATCGTCGCCGTCTGGCTGGTCTGGCAGACGCGCGCGCCGCTCCCGGTCGTCGTCGGGGCGGCGGCGTTCGCGGTGCTCTGCGTCCTGGGCATCGACGCGCTGCGCGCCAGCGGGCTCATGGCGTCCGACGCGGCGATCGCGCTGGTGTTCCCCGCCCTGTTCTCCCTGGGCGTCCTGGGCGTCACCCGCTTCGCCGACGGCATCCACCTCGACCTCGACTCCACGATCTACGGCGAGATCGCGTTCGTCCCGTTCGACGCCATCGACCTCGGCGGCGGGGTCGGCGTCGCGCGGGCCGGCGTCACGCTCGCCGTGGTCGTGGTGCTCAACCTGCTGCTGGTGACCCTGCTGTGGAAGGAGCTCAAGGCCACCACGTTCGACCCGGCCTTCGGGGCGACGGTCCGGCTGCGGCCGCAGCTGCTCTCGCGGCTGCTGCTCGTCGCCGTCGCCGTCACGGCGGTCTCGGCGTTCGAGGCGGTGGGCGCGATCCTCGTCGTCACGATGCTGATCGTCCCCGCGGCCACGGCGTACCTGCTCACCGACCGGTTGGTCGTGATGGTGGCGCTGGCCGTCGGCGTCGGGTGGGTGGGCGCGATCGCCGGGCACAGCCTCGCCATCGCCTACGACAGCTCGATCGCCGGCGCGATGGGCCTGGTCTGCGCGGCCTGCTTCGTGCTCGCCCTGCTGCTGTCCCCGAAGCACGGCCTGCTCACCCGGCGCCTGCGCCGCAGAGCCGGCGTAGCGTCGGCCCCGTGA
- a CDS encoding gamma-glutamylcyclotransferase family protein, with the protein MIWPDADFPDTPYPGTVPPASFVHVDGASHELTPGPSRVDDVPLDDWLAARGAAPAAGRVPVLAYGSNRSPGKISWLRAEMGLGADPVVVLRARTSGVTAVWAAGLRARDGQRPATLAAAPGIEEEHAVWFATPEQVAVLDRCEGRDERFRLARLRTGTVHTEDGARIDEPWVYVGHSPARAPLHVGGEPVRCVSTPQAAAVDLVGEPGPDGLDAPTAVGAPHPDEWPTELFAYGLLQPGQVSWHYVEPYAAGGHRHATVAGSVLDTGRGYPAWLPDSVGAVPGTLIALRDPVAAFPAMDAYEGPEYQRIRTVTTDGTVGWAYAWRAPVDGFRPGWTPAAG; encoded by the coding sequence GTGATCTGGCCCGACGCCGACTTCCCCGACACCCCCTACCCCGGCACGGTCCCGCCCGCGTCGTTCGTCCACGTCGACGGGGCCTCCCACGAGCTGACGCCCGGCCCGTCGCGGGTCGACGACGTCCCGCTCGACGACTGGCTCGCCGCCCGCGGGGCCGCCCCGGCCGCGGGACGGGTCCCGGTGCTGGCCTACGGCTCCAACCGCTCCCCCGGCAAGATCAGCTGGCTGCGGGCCGAGATGGGCCTGGGCGCGGACCCCGTCGTCGTGCTGCGCGCCCGCACGTCCGGGGTGACCGCGGTGTGGGCGGCCGGGCTCCGTGCCCGCGACGGTCAGCGGCCCGCGACCCTCGCCGCCGCCCCCGGCATCGAGGAGGAGCACGCGGTCTGGTTCGCCACGCCCGAGCAGGTCGCGGTGCTCGACCGCTGCGAGGGCCGCGACGAGCGCTTCCGCCTCGCCCGCCTGCGCACCGGCACCGTGCACACCGAGGACGGCGCCCGGATCGACGAGCCGTGGGTCTACGTCGGGCACTCCCCCGCCCGGGCCCCGCTGCACGTCGGCGGCGAGCCCGTGCGGTGCGTCTCCACCCCGCAGGCCGCCGCCGTCGACCTGGTCGGCGAACCCGGCCCCGACGGGCTCGACGCCCCCACCGCCGTCGGCGCGCCGCATCCCGACGAGTGGCCGACGGAGCTGTTCGCCTACGGCCTGCTGCAGCCGGGGCAGGTCTCGTGGCACTACGTGGAGCCCTACGCCGCGGGCGGGCACCGGCACGCCACGGTCGCGGGGTCCGTGCTCGACACCGGACGCGGCTATCCCGCCTGGCTCCCCGACTCCGTCGGCGCCGTCCCGGGCACGCTGATCGCGCTGCGCGACCCGGTCGCCGCGTTCCCCGCGATGGACGCCTACGAGGGCCCCGAGTACCAGCGGATCCGCACGGTCACCACCGACGGCACCGTGGGCTGGGCCTACGCCTGGCGCGCACCCGTCGACGGGTTCCGGCCGGGCTGGACCCCCGCCGCCGGCTGA
- a CDS encoding metal ABC transporter permease, with the protein MFPLAALPYTDTVVVLGALVLGLTSGVLGTFAVLRQRSLVGDAVAHSTLPGVCVAFLVAGVKDVPGLLVGAAVAGLVAALLMVGIERTGRIKPDTAIGVVLSGFFSLGVVLLTHIASTADADQAGLENYLFGQAAGLLASDVVVMAVLGGVALLVVGALRRALTTTLFDSSYAGSIGLPVRALEVLMTGLLVVAVVIGVRVVGAILMVAMLVVPTVVARQLADRFTYVLPLAGVVGAVVGITGSLLATRAALPTGPVIVLVGFSIAVAAVLLAPGRGVLWRASRLANRRRRVLRDAVLVSPGAPMRSVGDRMARASLRRSGLLDDHGLTPAGHRAADELADRRALWSAWLEHGALVDLPDAREPDPTDLRGSLGDDAVAQLRLLSAGGRRG; encoded by the coding sequence GTGTTCCCCCTCGCGGCGCTCCCCTACACCGACACGGTCGTGGTCCTCGGCGCGCTCGTGCTCGGCCTCACCAGCGGCGTCCTCGGCACGTTCGCGGTGCTGCGGCAGCGCAGCCTCGTCGGGGACGCGGTGGCGCACTCCACGCTGCCGGGCGTCTGCGTGGCGTTCCTCGTCGCCGGGGTGAAGGACGTGCCCGGCCTGCTCGTCGGGGCGGCGGTGGCCGGGCTGGTCGCGGCGCTGCTCATGGTCGGCATCGAGCGCACCGGGCGGATCAAGCCCGACACCGCGATCGGCGTGGTGCTGTCGGGCTTCTTCTCCCTCGGTGTCGTCCTGCTGACCCACATCGCGAGCACCGCCGACGCCGACCAGGCCGGCCTGGAGAACTACCTGTTCGGCCAGGCCGCGGGCCTGCTCGCGTCCGACGTCGTGGTGATGGCGGTGCTCGGCGGCGTCGCGCTGCTGGTCGTCGGGGCGCTGCGCCGCGCGCTCACCACCACCCTGTTCGACTCCTCCTACGCCGGGTCGATCGGCCTGCCGGTGCGGGCGCTGGAGGTCCTGATGACGGGGCTGCTGGTCGTCGCCGTCGTCATCGGCGTCCGGGTGGTCGGGGCGATCCTCATGGTGGCGATGCTCGTCGTGCCGACCGTCGTGGCCCGCCAGCTCGCCGACCGCTTCACCTACGTGCTGCCGCTCGCCGGGGTCGTCGGCGCGGTCGTCGGGATCACCGGGTCGCTGCTGGCCACCCGCGCCGCGCTGCCGACCGGGCCGGTGATCGTGCTGGTCGGGTTCTCGATCGCCGTGGCGGCGGTGCTGCTGGCGCCGGGCCGCGGGGTGCTGTGGCGGGCCTCCCGGCTGGCGAACCGCCGCCGCCGGGTGCTCCGCGACGCCGTGCTCGTCTCGCCGGGTGCCCCGATGCGCTCGGTCGGCGACCGCATGGCCCGCGCCTCCCTGCGCCGCTCCGGGCTGCTCGACGACCACGGCCTCACCCCCGCCGGGCACCGCGCCGCCGACGAGCTGGCCGACCGCCGGGCGCTGTGGTCGGCGTGGCTGGAGCACGGCGCGCTCGTCGACCTGCCCGACGCCCGCGAACCCGACCCCACCGACCTGCGCGGCAGCCTCGGCGACGACGCCGTCGCGCAGCTGCGCCTGCTGAGCGCCGGAGGCCGCCGTGGGTGA
- a CDS encoding metal ABC transporter solute-binding protein, Zn/Mn family, protein MRRVLAALALVVLTGCTSTAASGDEPIGDRPVRVTTTTNFITDTVERIGGADVEVTGLMGPGVDPHLYRASAGDVQTLRQADVIFYGGLQLEGRMAELLDELAARQPTQAVTDDIPRTDLLAPAPGANEEYDPHVWFDVGLWEQVSRTIAATLSERDPARADAYATRLDTYLAELTELDAYVAARMAEIAPERRLLVTSHDAFEYFGRRYGLEVAGIQGISTAAEATTADVERVAELIAARGVPAVFVESSVPRQTIDALIAAAGRRGAAVTVGGELYTDAAGEPGTPQGTYVGMLRANADLIADGLTETQGS, encoded by the coding sequence ATGAGGAGGGTCCTCGCGGCGCTCGCGCTCGTCGTGCTCACCGGCTGCACGTCCACCGCCGCGTCCGGCGACGAGCCGATCGGCGACCGCCCGGTCCGCGTCACCACCACCACCAACTTCATCACCGACACCGTCGAGCGGATCGGCGGCGCGGACGTCGAGGTCACCGGGCTGATGGGCCCCGGGGTCGACCCGCACCTCTACCGCGCCAGCGCCGGCGACGTGCAGACGCTCCGCCAGGCCGACGTGATCTTCTACGGCGGGCTGCAGCTGGAGGGCCGGATGGCCGAGCTGCTCGACGAGCTCGCCGCCCGCCAGCCCACGCAGGCCGTCACCGACGACATCCCGCGCACCGACCTGCTCGCCCCCGCCCCCGGCGCGAACGAGGAGTACGACCCGCACGTGTGGTTCGACGTCGGGCTCTGGGAGCAGGTCAGCCGCACGATCGCCGCGACGCTGTCCGAGCGCGACCCGGCCCGCGCCGACGCCTACGCGACGCGCCTGGACACCTACCTCGCCGAGCTCACCGAGCTCGACGCCTACGTCGCCGCGCGGATGGCCGAGATCGCGCCCGAGCGGCGACTGCTGGTCACCTCGCACGACGCGTTCGAGTACTTCGGCCGCCGCTACGGCCTGGAGGTGGCCGGCATCCAGGGCATCTCCACCGCCGCGGAGGCCACCACCGCCGACGTCGAGCGCGTCGCCGAGCTGATCGCCGCCCGCGGCGTGCCCGCGGTGTTCGTCGAGTCCAGCGTGCCCCGCCAGACCATCGACGCCCTGATCGCAGCGGCGGGCCGGCGCGGCGCGGCCGTCACCGTCGGCGGCGAGCTCTACACCGACGCCGCCGGGGAGCCCGGCACACCCCAGGGCACCTACGTCGGCATGCTCCGCGCCAACGCCGACCTGATCGCCGACGGCCTCACCGAGACGCAGGGAAGCTGA
- a CDS encoding metal ABC transporter ATP-binding protein — protein sequence MPARTTHALEIRSLTVSYRSAPVLWEVDAHFPAGRLGAIVGPNGAGKSTLLKAALGLVPTDAGRVLIDGAEGRTALDRVAYVPQRESVDWDFPITVDEVVAMGRYRATGWFRRVGRADRAIAAQCLERVGMAAYGKRQIGQLSGGQRQRVFLARALAQQAPVLVMDEPFAGIDARTQSDLLALLGGIRDDGGSVIVVHHDMAQVRAAFDWTLLLNVRALGCGPTAEVLTSSAVRSAYGVPDEAVAWAG from the coding sequence ATGCCCGCACGCACGACCCACGCCCTGGAGATCCGTTCCCTGACGGTCTCCTACCGGTCGGCCCCGGTGCTCTGGGAGGTCGACGCCCACTTCCCGGCCGGTCGGCTCGGCGCGATCGTCGGCCCCAACGGCGCCGGCAAGTCGACGCTGCTCAAGGCCGCGCTCGGGCTCGTGCCCACCGACGCGGGCCGGGTGCTGATCGACGGCGCGGAGGGGCGGACCGCGCTCGACCGCGTCGCCTACGTGCCGCAGCGCGAGTCCGTCGACTGGGACTTCCCCATCACCGTCGACGAGGTCGTCGCGATGGGCCGCTACCGCGCCACGGGCTGGTTCCGCCGCGTCGGCCGCGCCGACCGGGCGATCGCCGCGCAGTGCCTGGAGCGCGTCGGGATGGCGGCCTACGGGAAGCGGCAGATCGGGCAGCTGTCGGGCGGGCAGCGCCAGCGCGTGTTCCTCGCCCGCGCGCTGGCCCAGCAGGCGCCCGTGCTCGTCATGGACGAGCCGTTCGCCGGGATCGACGCCCGCACCCAGTCCGACCTGCTGGCGCTGCTCGGCGGCATCCGCGACGACGGCGGCTCGGTGATCGTCGTGCACCACGACATGGCGCAGGTGCGCGCCGCGTTCGACTGGACGCTGCTGCTCAACGTCCGCGCGCTGGGCTGCGGCCCCACCGCCGAGGTGCTGACGTCGAGCGCCGTGCGCAGCGCGTACGGCGTGCCCGACGAGGCCGTGGCCTGGGCGGGCTGA